One window from the genome of Oreochromis niloticus isolate F11D_XX linkage group LG20, O_niloticus_UMD_NMBU, whole genome shotgun sequence encodes:
- the tspy gene encoding testis specific protein Y-linked isoform X1, translated as MSEVTDCKQSADSASRKRCPSPDKDEGSLVPSKSAKLSDQPDETRVTSESCKDSEAESKEAAGSEGQSKDGKEEQAAVKADQGSESTGGTSSQPVNSSSADSHHTSSSTDKPQSSGEQDSAHAKDKAKKTAETERRPTAPLDKSDSAAIAAAEALASLTGGDGEDSQETPCSSEKAKQVKQGSKFKQRGGHQSSKVGSKTQAAAADSSTSVHSTDREDTDDVPEADEGDESVSGSSSTPSSSFPSDNEENDDGECAIVSVKMAPELRQSVALLAQVQMRLEALEKKSARLHQRLELKISRQRRPHLDQRSSITKTIPGFWVTALLNHPHLSAHIDETDEDALSYMTDLEIETFKNNKLGYRIRFHFRRNPYFQNNIIMKELHLGMGGSPMSFSNPILWHRGHNLTAHSEPRKSSRGVYETFFSWFSDHSNPGQDDVAQILKDDLYRDPLRYYLTPLWEPRENGSSGTGARTADNGNGDECVVISDSDDEPGEEAGEAEQGNSRDEEEEEEEGEEEEEEERGQSADESPGEEEDGGEIVIDGSDDSDQEEEEEEGA; from the exons atgaGTGAAGTGACGGACTGCAAACAGTCCGCTGACTCTGCATCGAGGAAACGGTGTCCATCACCCGATAAGGATGAAGGCAGCCTGGTTCCAAGCAAGTCCGCAAAACTTAGTGACCAGCCAGATGAAACGAGGGTTACTTCTGAAAGTTGCAAAGACAGTGAAGCCGAGAGTAAAGAAGCAGCCGGGAGCGAGGGCCAGTCGAAAGATGGCAAAGAGGAACAAGCCGCTGTGAAAGCAGATCAGGGTTCAGAGAGCACTGGTGGCACCAGTTCACAGCCTGTCAACAGCTCCAGCGCTGACAGCCaccacaccagcagcagcaccgACAAGCCGCAGTCCTCGGGTGAGCAGGATTCGGCTCATGCAAAAGACAAAGCAAAGAAAACGGCAGAAACAGAGCGGCGTCCCACAGCTCCTCTGGACAAATCCGACTCAGCTGCCATAGCAGCTGCTGAAGCGCTGGCCAGTCTCACAGGGGGGGACGGAGAAGACAGTCAAGAGACTCCTTGTTCATCTGAAAAGGCCAAGCAGGTGAAACAAGGGAGTAAATTTAAACAGCGCGGGGGACACCAGTCCTCAAAAGTTGGCTCCAAAACACAAGCAGCGGCAGCAGATAGTTCCACATCTGTGCATAGTACTGACAGAGAGGATACAGATGATGTGCCTGAAGCAGATGAGGGCGATGAATCGGTATCTGGCTCTTCCTCCACACCGAGCTCCTCTTTCCCATCAGACAATGAAGAAAACGATGATGGCGAATGTGCCATTGTGTCTGTAAAGATGGCTCCAGAGTTGAGGCAGTCGGTGGCTCTCCTGGCACAAGTACAGATGAGGCTGGAAGCTCTTGAGAAGAAAAGTGCCCGGCTTCACCAGAGGCTGGAGTTGAAGATTAGTCGTCAGCGGCGCCCGCATCTGGATCAGAGAAGTTCCATCACGAAAACGATCCCTGGGTTTTGGGTGACAGCT CTGTTGAACCATCCTCATCTCTCAGCTCACATTGATGAGACCGATGAAGACGCTCTTAGTTACATGACTGATCTTGAG ATTGAGACTTTCAAGAATAACAAATTGGGCTACAGAATTCGCTTCCACTTCAGACGAAACCCTTACTTTCAGAACAACATCATCATGAAAGAGCTGCACCTCGGAATGGGAG GATCTCCCATGTCGTTCTCCAACCCCATTCTATGGCATCGTGGACACAACCTGACAGCCCACAGTGAACCCAGGAAGTCTTCACGTGGTGTTTATGAGACGTTTTTCAGCTGGTTCAGTGACCACAGCAACCCAGGACAAGATGATGTAGCACAG ATTCTTAAGGACGACCTGTACAGAGACCCTCTGAGATACTACCTCACTCCTCTCTGGGAACCGAGGGAGAACGGCAG TAGTGGCACGGGGGCTAGAACGGCTGACAACGGCAATGGAGACGAGTGTGTTGTGATCTCTGACTCGGATGATGAACCCGGTGAGGAGGCTGGTGAGGCTGAACAAGGCAACAGTAgggatgaggaagaggaggaggaggaaggcgaagaagaagaagaggaggaaagaggGCAAAGTGCAG ATGAGAGCccaggggaggaggaggatggtgGAGAGATTGTGATCGACG GCTCCGACGACAGCGatcaggaggaagaagaggaagagggagcataa
- the tspy gene encoding testis specific protein Y-linked isoform X2: MSEVTDCKQSADSASRKRCPSPDKDEGSLVPSKSAKLSDQPDETRVTSESCKDSEAESKEAAGSEGQSKDGKEEQAAVKADQGSESTGGTSSQPVNSSSADSHHTSSSTDKPQSSGEQDSAHAKDKAKKTAETERRPTAPLDKSDSAAIAAAEALASLTGGDGEDSQETPCSSEKAKQVKQGSKFKQRGGHQSSKVGSKTQAAAADSSTSVHSTDREDTDDVPEADEGDESVSGSSSTPSSSFPSDNEENDDGECAIVSVKMAPELRQSVALLAQVQMRLEALEKKSARLHQRLELKISRQRRPHLDQRSSITKTIPGFWVTALLNHPHLSAHIDETDEDALSYMTDLEIETFKNNKLGYRIRFHFRRNPYFQNNIIMKELHLGMGGSPMSFSNPILWHRGHNLTAHSEPRKSSRGVYETFFSWFSDHSNPGQDDVAQILKDDLYRDPLRYYLTPLWEPRENGSSGTGARTADNGNGDECVVISDSDDEPGEEAGEAEQGNSRDEEEEEEEGEEEEEEERGQSAGSDDSDQEEEEEEGA; encoded by the exons atgaGTGAAGTGACGGACTGCAAACAGTCCGCTGACTCTGCATCGAGGAAACGGTGTCCATCACCCGATAAGGATGAAGGCAGCCTGGTTCCAAGCAAGTCCGCAAAACTTAGTGACCAGCCAGATGAAACGAGGGTTACTTCTGAAAGTTGCAAAGACAGTGAAGCCGAGAGTAAAGAAGCAGCCGGGAGCGAGGGCCAGTCGAAAGATGGCAAAGAGGAACAAGCCGCTGTGAAAGCAGATCAGGGTTCAGAGAGCACTGGTGGCACCAGTTCACAGCCTGTCAACAGCTCCAGCGCTGACAGCCaccacaccagcagcagcaccgACAAGCCGCAGTCCTCGGGTGAGCAGGATTCGGCTCATGCAAAAGACAAAGCAAAGAAAACGGCAGAAACAGAGCGGCGTCCCACAGCTCCTCTGGACAAATCCGACTCAGCTGCCATAGCAGCTGCTGAAGCGCTGGCCAGTCTCACAGGGGGGGACGGAGAAGACAGTCAAGAGACTCCTTGTTCATCTGAAAAGGCCAAGCAGGTGAAACAAGGGAGTAAATTTAAACAGCGCGGGGGACACCAGTCCTCAAAAGTTGGCTCCAAAACACAAGCAGCGGCAGCAGATAGTTCCACATCTGTGCATAGTACTGACAGAGAGGATACAGATGATGTGCCTGAAGCAGATGAGGGCGATGAATCGGTATCTGGCTCTTCCTCCACACCGAGCTCCTCTTTCCCATCAGACAATGAAGAAAACGATGATGGCGAATGTGCCATTGTGTCTGTAAAGATGGCTCCAGAGTTGAGGCAGTCGGTGGCTCTCCTGGCACAAGTACAGATGAGGCTGGAAGCTCTTGAGAAGAAAAGTGCCCGGCTTCACCAGAGGCTGGAGTTGAAGATTAGTCGTCAGCGGCGCCCGCATCTGGATCAGAGAAGTTCCATCACGAAAACGATCCCTGGGTTTTGGGTGACAGCT CTGTTGAACCATCCTCATCTCTCAGCTCACATTGATGAGACCGATGAAGACGCTCTTAGTTACATGACTGATCTTGAG ATTGAGACTTTCAAGAATAACAAATTGGGCTACAGAATTCGCTTCCACTTCAGACGAAACCCTTACTTTCAGAACAACATCATCATGAAAGAGCTGCACCTCGGAATGGGAG GATCTCCCATGTCGTTCTCCAACCCCATTCTATGGCATCGTGGACACAACCTGACAGCCCACAGTGAACCCAGGAAGTCTTCACGTGGTGTTTATGAGACGTTTTTCAGCTGGTTCAGTGACCACAGCAACCCAGGACAAGATGATGTAGCACAG ATTCTTAAGGACGACCTGTACAGAGACCCTCTGAGATACTACCTCACTCCTCTCTGGGAACCGAGGGAGAACGGCAG TAGTGGCACGGGGGCTAGAACGGCTGACAACGGCAATGGAGACGAGTGTGTTGTGATCTCTGACTCGGATGATGAACCCGGTGAGGAGGCTGGTGAGGCTGAACAAGGCAACAGTAgggatgaggaagaggaggaggaggaaggcgaagaagaagaagaggaggaaagaggGCAAAGTGCAG GCTCCGACGACAGCGatcaggaggaagaagaggaagagggagcataa